The Paenibacillus macerans genome includes a window with the following:
- a CDS encoding acetoin reductase — MSKVAVVTGSAGGLGKGIARRLAKDGFKIVLHDINEELLQSALKEFEADGYEVLAVAGDVSKREDQFNLVSKAVERFGRLDVFVNNAGIDAVSPFLEIDEKQLNKLFSINVNGVVFGTQAAAEQFIKQQSKGKVINACSIAGHEAYEMLSTYSATKHAVKAFTHAAAKELAKHQITVNAYCPGVAKTKMWDRIDEEMVKYNDNLKPGEAFEKFSSAIALGRYQTPEDVANLVSFLASDDADYITGQAILTDGGLVYR, encoded by the coding sequence ATGTCGAAGGTAGCAGTCGTAACCGGATCGGCGGGCGGCTTGGGCAAAGGAATTGCACGGCGTCTGGCAAAGGATGGCTTCAAAATCGTACTCCACGATATCAATGAAGAACTGTTGCAAAGCGCACTGAAAGAATTCGAAGCAGACGGTTATGAAGTTCTGGCCGTCGCTGGAGACGTGTCCAAGCGCGAGGACCAGTTCAACCTGGTAAGCAAGGCGGTGGAGCGGTTCGGACGTTTGGATGTATTCGTAAACAATGCGGGGATTGACGCGGTTTCGCCGTTTCTGGAAATCGACGAGAAGCAGTTGAACAAGCTATTTTCGATCAATGTAAACGGCGTCGTTTTCGGAACGCAGGCTGCAGCGGAACAGTTTATCAAACAGCAATCCAAAGGCAAGGTAATCAACGCCTGCAGCATCGCCGGACATGAAGCTTACGAAATGCTGAGCACCTATTCCGCGACCAAGCATGCGGTCAAGGCTTTCACCCATGCGGCGGCCAAAGAATTGGCCAAGCACCAGATTACGGTAAATGCGTACTGCCCCGGTGTTGCTAAAACTAAGATGTGGGATCGCATCGATGAAGAGATGGTCAAATACAACGACAACCTGAAGCCGGGCGAAGCCTTCGAGAAGTTCTCCAGCGCGATTGCCCTAGGACGCTACCAGACACCGGAGGACGTAGCCAATCTGGTGTCCTTCCTTGCCTCGGACGATGCCGACTATATTACCGGCCAGGCCATTCTGACGGACGGCGGGCTGGTGTATCGTTGA
- a CDS encoding GNAT family N-acetyltransferase yields MNIVIRELSTADEDAWQDIDDSFTVDSTLSLSLTGRQIDFTVNKIPGYTKSYSDPQFKDAEEENYSDYIGNPDQIVYLACLDNQAVGRLVLKRNWNNYALIEDIAVDKNYRGYGIGRKLIEQAKRWAHNGGMPGIMLETQSNNVKACEFYRSCGFVIGGFDFHLYRGIHKNSDETAIFWYLIFE; encoded by the coding sequence ATGAATATTGTGATTCGGGAACTCTCGACGGCAGATGAAGATGCCTGGCAAGATATCGACGACAGTTTTACCGTAGATTCCACCCTCAGCTTGTCCCTGACTGGCAGGCAAATCGATTTCACAGTGAACAAAATCCCCGGCTATACAAAAAGTTATTCGGATCCGCAATTTAAAGACGCGGAGGAAGAAAACTACTCGGACTACATCGGTAACCCCGATCAAATCGTGTATTTGGCTTGCTTGGATAATCAGGCAGTCGGCCGTCTCGTATTGAAACGGAACTGGAACAACTATGCTCTTATCGAAGACATAGCCGTAGACAAAAACTATAGAGGGTACGGAATCGGCCGCAAACTGATCGAACAGGCCAAGCGGTGGGCGCATAACGGCGGAATGCCCGGAATCATGCTGGAAACCCAGAGCAACAATGTGAAGGCATGCGAATTTTACCGGAGCTGCGGCTTTGTTATAGGCGGGTTTGATTTTCATCTATATCGGGGCATTCATAAAAACAGCGATGAAACTGCGATATTTTGGTATCTGATTTTTGAATGA
- a CDS encoding DUF6138 family protein → MNQAVEAFLNEVWKEVTAIYAKESKRINEPSNQSRLQAGIMDYLQVAWRKGKHTREAGEIHIDVYEPFSWSDSSYKIEAGAYITELSDELLTEEFFPALCGLVDGLFRSEELGSRFFDYKFEIVFEFERERSKLTLNRQLFNEPKRSQLQKSLEQFIQTKILSDPPVQPGEQDMFFFAQHLANPDLREREKTGRSGPKSPTAAKRRPGTAALALNVGVVVGISRAGRGKARACVHTRALASAYMVVIYNRITRRNSIASILCSGGAQCAKGH, encoded by the coding sequence ATGAACCAGGCTGTGGAAGCTTTTTTGAATGAGGTGTGGAAAGAAGTCACCGCGATATACGCCAAAGAAAGCAAGCGGATCAATGAACCTAGCAATCAAAGCAGGCTGCAGGCAGGAATCATGGATTACCTTCAAGTAGCCTGGAGAAAAGGCAAGCATACCCGGGAAGCGGGGGAAATTCACATCGATGTCTATGAGCCGTTCTCCTGGAGCGACAGTTCCTACAAAATTGAAGCGGGCGCTTATATTACGGAGTTGAGCGACGAACTGCTGACCGAGGAGTTTTTTCCTGCCTTGTGCGGGCTTGTAGACGGTCTGTTCCGCTCGGAGGAGCTTGGTTCCCGTTTTTTTGATTACAAGTTTGAAATTGTATTTGAGTTTGAACGGGAAAGATCGAAACTAACGCTGAACCGCCAGTTGTTTAATGAGCCCAAACGGAGCCAATTGCAAAAGTCGCTGGAACAGTTTATCCAAACCAAGATTCTCTCCGATCCGCCCGTGCAGCCGGGTGAGCAGGACATGTTCTTTTTCGCCCAACATTTGGCCAATCCTGATCTTCGGGAGCGTGAAAAAACTGGCCGGAGCGGCCCGAAAAGCCCAACCGCCGCTAAAAGAAGGCCTGGAACAGCTGCTCTCGCTTTAAATGTCGGTGTTGTTGTTGGGATAAGCCGAGCCGGCCGGGGGAAGGCAAGAGCCTGCGTTCATACGCGGGCTCTTGCCTCTGCTTACATGGTAGTTATCTATAACCGAATAACCCGCCGGAATTCTATCGCCAGTATACTTTGCAGCGGCGGCGCTCAATGTGCTAAAGGTCACTGA
- a CDS encoding serine hydrolase domain-containing protein: protein MNTLGKTLPRKSLEELGISARNVIDFLDEMEAQSIELHSFMLVRHGHVAAEGWWEPYRPELPHMLFSLSKSFTSTAIGMAVQEGLLKLDDPVISFFPDDLPDEISPNLAAMQIRHLLMMGTGHAADTTEALHEAEDGNWVKAFLKQPVEHEPGTFFLYNTGATYMLSAILQQASGQTLLEFLRPRLFEPLGIEHPTWETCPRGIHTGGYGLKITTEDIAKFGQLYLQKGLWYGRRLVEESWIEAAVSKQISNGDGGDSDWAQGYGYQFWRCRHGVYRGDGAFGQFCIVLPERDAVIAMTAGTNDLQGVLNGVWDHLLGAFGPVPAVPDGSSGELERRLRELRLEPPRMECRPDAENRLNGQSYSLEENELGLASFRMDFYEKKASLQLKNKQGEHALELGRGEWGIGRSSLSGPEERVAASFTWRNAETLLLTIRRIETPFALSVEVELFEQGIEIRSEINVSFGETKFAPIRGRLE from the coding sequence ATGAACACCTTGGGGAAAACACTGCCGAGAAAAAGTTTGGAGGAGCTGGGAATTTCGGCTCGCAATGTCATCGATTTTCTGGATGAAATGGAAGCGCAATCAATTGAGCTGCACAGCTTTATGCTGGTGCGCCACGGGCATGTGGCGGCCGAAGGCTGGTGGGAGCCCTACCGCCCGGAGCTTCCTCATATGCTGTTTTCACTGAGCAAAAGCTTCACCTCAACCGCGATCGGCATGGCGGTGCAGGAAGGTCTGCTGAAGCTGGACGACCCGGTGATCTCCTTTTTTCCGGATGATCTGCCTGACGAGATTTCGCCCAATCTGGCCGCGATGCAAATCCGTCATTTGCTGATGATGGGCACGGGCCATGCCGCCGATACGACGGAAGCGCTGCACGAAGCGGAGGACGGCAACTGGGTCAAGGCTTTTTTAAAGCAGCCGGTGGAGCATGAGCCCGGAACGTTTTTCTTGTACAACACCGGTGCCACTTATATGTTGTCGGCGATTTTGCAGCAGGCGTCCGGTCAAACGCTGCTTGAGTTTTTGCGGCCCCGGTTGTTTGAACCGCTTGGCATTGAACATCCAACCTGGGAAACCTGTCCGCGCGGCATCCATACCGGGGGCTATGGCTTGAAGATTACGACCGAGGACATCGCCAAGTTCGGCCAATTGTACTTGCAAAAAGGGTTGTGGTACGGCAGGCGGCTAGTGGAAGAAAGCTGGATTGAAGCGGCGGTCTCGAAACAGATTTCCAACGGGGACGGCGGGGACAGCGACTGGGCGCAAGGGTATGGCTATCAGTTTTGGCGCTGCCGTCACGGCGTATATCGGGGGGACGGGGCGTTCGGCCAATTCTGCATCGTTTTGCCAGAGCGGGACGCGGTGATTGCGATGACAGCGGGCACAAACGATCTTCAGGGCGTGCTGAACGGGGTATGGGATCATTTGCTAGGCGCCTTTGGGCCGGTCCCGGCCGTCCCGGACGGTTCGTCCGGGGAGTTGGAGCGCCGGCTGCGGGAGCTTCGTCTTGAACCGCCGCGGATGGAATGCCGCCCGGACGCCGAAAACCGGCTGAACGGGCAAAGCTACAGCCTCGAAGAGAACGAGTTGGGTCTGGCGAGCTTTCGTATGGATTTTTACGAAAAGAAGGCCAGCCTGCAGCTCAAAAACAAGCAAGGGGAGCATGCCCTTGAATTGGGCCGGGGCGAATGGGGGATCGGGCGGTCATCCCTGTCCGGGCCGGAGGAACGGGTCGCCGCTTCTTTTACCTGGCGAAACGCGGAAACGCTGCTCCTGACGATTCGGCGGATTGAAACGCCGTTTGCGCTGAGCGTCGAAGTCGAGCTTTTTGAACAGGGGATTGAAATCCGCAGTGAAATCAATGTATCCTTTGGGGAAACGAAGTTCGCTCCGATCCGGGGGAGGCTGGAATAA
- a CDS encoding 5' nucleotidase, NT5C type: MRKKIVAIDMDDTICHLVPKAIHYHNLQYPDRPLTMEKMTSFDMTKIWHPDCNEDIFFGRPGLYEELEIFDEHTVEEVRKIASEHDVIIVTAARPSAVPEKWNWLQRHMPFIPYENFFIARRKSLVNFDLLIDDGPHNLLPAKEAGKLTIGIPRPWNTPIQDLFLMKDSWDGMSKLVNRLLAEGS; the protein is encoded by the coding sequence ATGCGCAAAAAAATTGTAGCTATCGATATGGACGATACGATCTGCCATCTCGTGCCCAAAGCGATACACTATCATAATTTGCAGTACCCTGACCGGCCGCTGACCATGGAGAAGATGACCAGCTTTGACATGACGAAAATCTGGCATCCCGATTGCAATGAGGACATTTTTTTCGGACGGCCGGGTTTGTACGAGGAACTTGAAATTTTTGACGAGCATACGGTTGAAGAAGTGCGGAAAATCGCCTCCGAGCATGACGTGATTATCGTCACGGCCGCCAGGCCGTCCGCGGTTCCGGAAAAATGGAACTGGCTGCAGCGCCATATGCCCTTTATTCCGTATGAGAACTTTTTTATCGCCAGACGCAAATCCCTGGTCAATTTCGACCTGCTGATCGATGACGGACCGCATAATCTGCTCCCCGCCAAGGAAGCCGGCAAATTAACGATCGGCATTCCCCGCCCCTGGAATACGCCGATTCAGGACCTCTTCCTGATGAAGGATTCCTGGGATGGCATGAGCAAGCTGGTCAACCGCCTGCTGGCCGAAGGTTCTTGA
- a CDS encoding glutathione peroxidase — MSVYDFQAALIDGTLIDLSAYRGKILLIVNLASKCSFSRQFAGLQKLYETWRDQGFEILGFPCNQFNGKEPGNNGEVRETCRREFGVTFPLFEKIDVRGEAAHPLFQYLTEQAPFQGFAPDSADGRWMSDFLQQKYPDIYAGNGVKWNFSKFLIGRDGQVLQRFEPTVQPEDIHPFLERLIG; from the coding sequence ATGTCCGTTTACGACTTTCAAGCCGCGTTGATCGACGGAACGCTAATTGATTTATCCGCTTATCGCGGAAAGATTCTCCTGATCGTCAACCTGGCCAGCAAATGCAGCTTCTCGCGCCAATTCGCCGGCCTGCAGAAGCTTTACGAAACCTGGCGGGATCAGGGCTTCGAAATTCTCGGATTCCCCTGCAACCAGTTCAACGGCAAAGAACCCGGGAACAACGGCGAAGTGCGGGAAACGTGCCGGCGGGAGTTCGGTGTAACATTCCCCTTGTTTGAGAAAATCGACGTCCGCGGCGAGGCGGCGCACCCGCTTTTTCAATATTTAACGGAGCAGGCGCCTTTTCAAGGATTTGCTCCGGACAGCGCGGACGGCCGATGGATGAGCGATTTTTTGCAGCAAAAATATCCGGACATTTATGCCGGCAACGGAGTGAAGTGGAATTTCTCAAAGTTTCTGATCGGCCGTGACGGTCAAGTGCTGCAAAGATTCGAACCCACGGTGCAGCCGGAAGACATCCACCCTTTCCTTGAGCGGCTTATCGGATAA
- a CDS encoding MarR family winged helix-turn-helix transcriptional regulator: MPKEPSAVPEPVTEQDGTFLHTCMYFTTNRLSRAITRLADDAFATTGLTPAYGYLVRLVIANPGITQKELSEKLYITPSTLTRFIDKLAGKQLVERKVQGKTVLVYPTEKGIAMKDSLLEASKKLKASYEAILGKELAEWLTRQQESASELIER; the protein is encoded by the coding sequence ATGCCGAAGGAACCAAGCGCCGTCCCAGAACCAGTCACTGAACAAGACGGAACGTTTTTACATACCTGTATGTACTTCACCACCAACCGTTTAAGCCGGGCGATAACGCGCCTCGCCGACGATGCGTTTGCCACGACGGGCTTGACCCCGGCCTACGGTTATCTGGTCCGGCTCGTCATCGCCAATCCCGGCATCACCCAAAAGGAGCTTTCCGAGAAGCTGTACATTACTCCCTCTACGCTGACCCGTTTTATCGACAAGCTTGCGGGAAAGCAGTTGGTGGAGCGCAAGGTTCAGGGAAAAACCGTTCTTGTGTATCCGACGGAAAAAGGCATAGCCATGAAGGATTCGCTCCTCGAAGCTTCCAAAAAGCTGAAAGCATCTTATGAGGCTATACTCGGCAAAGAGTTGGCCGAATGGCTGACCCGGCAGCAGGAATCCGCAAGCGAACTGATTGAACGGTAA
- a CDS encoding MFS transporter: MSETKEQDRIKLKSKVYYGWIIVLLTFATLLVSAGIRSLPSVLLVPFEHEFGWSRGSISSVISVGIFLYGLVGPFSAALLLKFGFRKVIVCSLAVLGLSLAVTPFIRSLWQFELLWGLVSGLATGMMANVLGVTVSNQWFVKRKGLVVGLLTASAATGQLLFLPLFAKLTSDFGWRYAVYTAVASIVIVLAAVAVWMRNHPYDVGAAPYGSSELVKPAPFRGNIFLAPLQNLRLAMGNATFWLLAGTFFFCGLSTNGLIGTHLIAACGDHGILEVAAAGLLAMMGVFDLFGTTISGWLSDRFDSRKLLFCYYGLRGLSLLFLPFALNSASPYMLVVFSVFYGLDWIATVPPTVKLAGEAFGKEKSGMIFGWVVVAHQLGASAAAFGAGALRDWLGSYSQAFVIAGFLCFVASVMAVQIRKNKRGGARAAA; the protein is encoded by the coding sequence ATGAGCGAAACAAAAGAACAAGACCGCATCAAACTCAAATCAAAGGTTTATTACGGATGGATTATCGTCCTGCTGACCTTTGCCACTTTGCTCGTATCGGCGGGCATCCGCTCGCTGCCCAGCGTTTTGCTCGTTCCGTTCGAACATGAATTCGGCTGGAGCCGCGGCAGCATTTCCAGCGTCATTTCGGTAGGTATTTTTCTTTACGGGCTGGTCGGCCCTTTCTCGGCTGCACTGCTGCTGAAATTCGGCTTCCGCAAAGTCATCGTATGTTCACTTGCCGTTTTGGGACTTAGCCTGGCCGTGACTCCTTTTATCCGCTCCTTATGGCAATTCGAGCTGCTGTGGGGGCTTGTCTCCGGGCTGGCGACAGGCATGATGGCCAATGTGCTGGGCGTGACGGTCAGCAATCAGTGGTTCGTGAAGCGCAAAGGGCTTGTCGTCGGCCTGCTGACGGCCAGCGCCGCTACCGGGCAACTGCTGTTTCTGCCGCTGTTCGCCAAATTGACGTCCGACTTCGGCTGGAGATACGCCGTTTATACCGCCGTAGCCAGCATCGTAATCGTGCTTGCGGCCGTGGCCGTGTGGATGCGGAATCATCCGTATGACGTGGGCGCCGCACCGTATGGTTCAAGCGAACTGGTGAAGCCGGCCCCTTTTCGCGGGAATATTTTTCTCGCGCCGCTGCAAAATTTACGGTTGGCCATGGGGAACGCGACGTTTTGGCTGCTTGCCGGCACGTTCTTTTTTTGCGGCTTGTCCACGAACGGACTCATCGGCACGCATCTGATCGCCGCCTGCGGGGATCACGGAATATTGGAGGTAGCGGCCGCTGGACTGCTTGCCATGATGGGGGTGTTCGATTTGTTCGGCACCACGATTTCCGGCTGGTTGTCCGACCGCTTCGACAGCCGCAAGCTGCTGTTCTGCTATTACGGGCTGCGGGGATTGTCCCTGCTGTTCCTGCCCTTTGCCCTCAATAGCGCCTCGCCTTACATGCTTGTGGTCTTCTCCGTTTTTTACGGCCTGGACTGGATCGCGACCGTTCCGCCAACCGTCAAACTTGCGGGCGAAGCGTTCGGGAAAGAGAAATCCGGGATGATTTTCGGCTGGGTCGTCGTCGCCCACCAGCTCGGCGCTTCGGCGGCGGCTTTCGGCGCAGGCGCCCTGCGCGACTGGCTCGGCAGCTACTCGCAGGCTTTCGTCATCGCCGGCTTCTTATGTTTCGTCGCCTCGGTGATGGCGGTGCAAATCCGCAAAAACAAACGCGGCGGCGCCCGGGCGGCGGCTTAA
- a CDS encoding DUF3626 domain-containing protein, which yields MNLTHSQRLALEHVTDYAVKYKEEARQEIREILQMANIASGTCEAAIDKLKAHTRIAMHFHPDRPDPMMRSVAEAMLQQGLYKSQFETLLSSGSVTAYPGGARDQWEQRLFGGAYPSESTVPGERPKYGALNLMLHPDGPAPRFGSCYFLLAPEVTRRATFTYMDSHDDPREKGTLAEFDMILAALLKEIFLRDSALGEKDLTPRKFFEHLLARLDQPFPDPAGRELQRNLNHYIEAQVHGDISLEKDVEALVADPSFKNAPVGETLEQLCRRYSIKLYWHQGFALPVEEVPSDFRGPAMPSLARRIAGQGLVDVRMVGEAAMDLKRDPAAWSDRGTYAEVLQELKLMWHVLVKYGKPVKLP from the coding sequence ATGAATTTAACCCATTCGCAAAGATTGGCCTTAGAGCATGTTACGGATTACGCGGTAAAATACAAGGAGGAGGCTCGGCAAGAGATTCGGGAGATTTTGCAAATGGCGAATATTGCTTCCGGCACTTGCGAGGCGGCCATAGATAAACTGAAGGCCCACACGCGGATCGCCATGCATTTTCATCCGGACAGACCGGACCCGATGATGCGCAGCGTTGCGGAGGCGATGCTTCAGCAGGGTTTGTACAAAAGCCAGTTCGAAACGCTGCTTTCCAGCGGCAGCGTGACGGCCTACCCCGGCGGGGCGCGGGATCAATGGGAGCAACGGCTGTTCGGAGGCGCCTATCCGTCGGAAAGCACCGTGCCAGGCGAACGGCCCAAATACGGCGCCCTGAACCTGATGCTGCATCCGGACGGGCCGGCGCCGCGGTTCGGGTCGTGTTATTTCCTGCTGGCGCCGGAAGTTACCCGCCGGGCTACCTTTACTTATATGGATTCCCACGATGACCCGAGGGAAAAAGGGACGTTGGCGGAGTTCGATATGATTTTGGCGGCTCTGCTGAAGGAGATTTTTCTGAGGGATTCCGCGCTTGGCGAAAAGGACCTGACACCGCGGAAATTTTTCGAGCATTTGCTGGCCCGGTTGGATCAGCCGTTTCCCGACCCGGCGGGGAGGGAGCTTCAGCGCAACTTGAACCATTATATCGAAGCCCAGGTACACGGCGACATTTCATTGGAAAAAGACGTCGAGGCGCTGGTGGCCGACCCTTCGTTCAAAAATGCCCCGGTGGGAGAAACGCTGGAACAACTGTGCCGCCGGTATTCGATTAAGCTATATTGGCATCAAGGCTTTGCGCTTCCGGTAGAGGAGGTGCCCAGCGATTTTCGGGGACCGGCGATGCCTTCCCTGGCAAGGCGTATTGCAGGACAAGGGCTCGTGGATGTCCGCATGGTCGGCGAGGCGGCCATGGATTTAAAGCGCGATCCTGCGGCTTGGAGCGACCGCGGCACTTATGCCGAAGTACTGCAGGAGCTTAAGCTCATGTGGCATGTGCTGGTGAAGTATGGGAAACCGGTTAAACTCCCTTGA
- a CDS encoding thymidine kinase: protein MAQLFFKYGAMNSGKSIEILKVAHNYEEQNKPVLIFTSGIDNRDEVGFVSSRIGLRREAIPIYEDTDIFEIVRTHIPKLYCVLVDECQFLSEGSIKQLVRIVDELDIPVMAFGLKNDFQNQLFEGSRLLLIYADKIEEMKTICWFCARKATMNLRVENGKPVYTGEQIQIGGNESYYPVCRKCHANPPL, encoded by the coding sequence TTGGCACAGTTATTTTTCAAATACGGGGCAATGAACAGCGGCAAATCGATTGAAATTTTGAAGGTTGCCCACAATTACGAAGAACAGAACAAACCCGTGCTTATTTTCACTTCAGGCATCGACAACCGCGATGAGGTCGGTTTCGTCTCGTCGCGGATCGGCTTGCGCCGGGAAGCCATCCCAATCTACGAGGATACCGATATTTTCGAAATCGTCCGAACCCATATCCCCAAGCTGTACTGCGTGCTGGTGGACGAATGCCAGTTCCTGAGCGAGGGCAGCATTAAGCAATTGGTCCGGATCGTCGACGAGCTGGATATCCCGGTGATGGCGTTCGGGCTGAAAAACGACTTCCAAAACCAGCTCTTTGAAGGAAGCCGGCTACTGCTCATCTACGCCGACAAAATCGAAGAAATGAAGACGATTTGCTGGTTCTGCGCGCGCAAGGCGACGATGAACCTGCGGGTGGAAAACGGCAAACCCGTCTACACGGGCGAGCAGATCCAAATCGGCGGCAATGAATCGTATTATCCGGTCTGCCGCAAATGCCACGCAAATCCGCCGTTGTAA
- a CDS encoding transposase, which yields MEINTGTEHQPFSSRFNSEQDCMEALIAMKWPNGFVCPRCAHTRCSRLTSRHIPLFECGKCKHQTSPLVGTIFEGTHLPLVKWFHALELFLLPDGISALRLSKVIRVTYKTAWSMLHKIRHSVGEFDARELLSGDVKVNSDQYGRNPSQCQLSHPYASAVVAGCTVKDSGEPEQVKIRLVPNKRGGEKRANRHDLTAFISGHVDVRTSAVQLFPQAFRLYAPLRKVVREAWESLKSTYGALGLKHLQAYLNEYTGRRRLRLPGGLPGAEETMRQKLLQMCVAIPAIPYRKLIARQPNQPLAAAA from the coding sequence ATGGAGATCAATACGGGAACGGAACATCAGCCATTCAGCAGCCGTTTTAACAGCGAGCAGGACTGCATGGAAGCGCTAATCGCGATGAAGTGGCCAAACGGCTTTGTCTGCCCGCGCTGCGCTCACACCCGGTGCAGCCGTCTGACCTCCCGGCATATCCCTTTGTTCGAGTGCGGGAAATGCAAGCATCAAACATCGCCTTTGGTCGGCACGATTTTTGAAGGAACGCATCTCCCCCTGGTGAAGTGGTTTCACGCTCTGGAGTTGTTCCTGCTCCCTGACGGCATCTCGGCGCTGCGGCTGAGCAAGGTGATCCGGGTCACCTACAAGACCGCCTGGTCAATGCTGCACAAAATACGTCATTCCGTAGGGGAGTTCGATGCCCGGGAGCTGCTCTCTGGAGACGTGAAGGTGAACAGCGATCAGTATGGGCGTAATCCGTCCCAGTGTCAGCTTTCGCATCCGTACGCCTCGGCGGTCGTGGCCGGCTGCACGGTCAAGGATTCGGGCGAGCCGGAGCAGGTCAAAATCCGCCTGGTGCCAAATAAGCGGGGAGGCGAAAAGAGGGCAAACCGTCACGATCTAACCGCGTTTATTAGCGGGCATGTGGATGTCCGTACATCGGCGGTACAGTTGTTCCCTCAGGCCTTTCGGCTGTATGCGCCCTTGCGGAAAGTGGTGAGAGAGGCGTGGGAATCGCTGAAGAGTACGTATGGAGCCTTGGGACTGAAACATCTGCAGGCGTACCTGAACGAATACACCGGACGCCGCCGGTTGCGCCTGCCCGGAGGACTGCCCGGAGCGGAAGAAACGATGCGGCAGAAGTTGCTGCAGATGTGTGTGGCGATTCCGGCGATCCCTTACCGCAAGCTGATCGCGCGCCAACCCAATCAGCCCCTTGCGGCTGCGGCCTGA
- a CDS encoding class I SAM-dependent methyltransferase produces the protein MQFTWNANTVGWFKAASAYTGFHEKLAERLRPVIAGSETLFDIGCGLGLLSQQWRDSVGKIVCVDINEAALASLTEDIAAKQIGNIEVRLNDAFDSEPWCDVILLSYFGSLSAERFLPYCRKLIVIADWDEGSNLTGRSGAGAGRVRLTAGKLEERLSESGVRYSLKETALEFGQPFVSREDAADFYGQHGSRFPAGAEAFLNRIVPVNRPPYRFYLPYLKRMGVFVIEGERSTQKAGDN, from the coding sequence ATGCAGTTTACTTGGAATGCGAATACGGTCGGCTGGTTTAAGGCGGCCAGCGCCTACACCGGATTTCACGAAAAGCTGGCGGAGCGGCTGCGCCCCGTCATTGCGGGCAGCGAAACTTTGTTTGATATCGGCTGCGGCCTCGGGCTCCTGTCGCAGCAATGGCGTGACAGCGTGGGCAAAATCGTGTGCGTGGATATCAACGAAGCCGCCTTGGCTTCGCTGACCGAAGATATAGCCGCCAAGCAAATCGGCAATATCGAAGTGCGGCTTAACGATGCCTTTGACAGCGAGCCATGGTGCGACGTCATCTTGCTGTCCTATTTCGGCAGCCTGTCGGCCGAACGCTTTTTGCCGTATTGCCGCAAGCTGATTGTAATTGCCGATTGGGATGAAGGCAGCAACTTGACGGGACGAAGCGGGGCCGGGGCGGGCCGGGTGCGGCTCACGGCGGGCAAGCTTGAGGAGCGTCTAAGCGAAAGTGGAGTCCGCTATTCCCTGAAAGAGACGGCGCTGGAATTTGGCCAGCCTTTTGTATCCCGCGAGGACGCGGCCGACTTCTACGGGCAGCACGGTTCGCGTTTCCCTGCGGGAGCGGAAGCGTTCCTGAATCGGATCGTCCCCGTAAACCGGCCGCCCTACCGGTTTTATCTGCCTTATCTAAAAAGGATGGGGGTATTCGTGATTGAGGGGGAGCGATCAACGCAAAAAGCCGGGGATAACTAA
- a CDS encoding DUF364 domain-containing protein encodes MWELYDALIEGIDDSCTVEDLVCGPGTAFVRSNLGCGFSGVPAGRTRPTVLRQKNPGMKLRDLAACVKSWNLQEAGVGQAAINAYYNALPVAKANGVPVSDARFTEDRIYDPFISYQAAIRDKKVAVVGHFHYLDQLFRPVCDLSVLEFEPKEGDFPYTAAEYILPEAEFVVITSAALTNKAMPRLLGLSRGAKVVIVGPSTPMAPVLEQFGVSDLSGITIKDGERARRICCGQESGKIYASAQKTSLRFQS; translated from the coding sequence ATGTGGGAATTATACGACGCGTTAATTGAAGGGATTGACGATTCCTGCACGGTGGAGGATTTGGTGTGCGGGCCCGGCACGGCCTTCGTACGCAGCAATTTGGGCTGCGGCTTTAGCGGAGTGCCGGCGGGAAGGACTAGACCGACCGTTCTTAGACAGAAAAATCCGGGCATGAAGCTGCGGGATCTTGCCGCATGCGTGAAGTCGTGGAATCTGCAGGAAGCCGGCGTCGGCCAGGCGGCGATCAACGCCTATTACAATGCCTTGCCCGTCGCCAAGGCCAATGGCGTTCCCGTTTCCGACGCCCGTTTTACGGAGGACCGGATATATGATCCGTTCATTTCCTACCAAGCGGCCATCCGGGACAAAAAAGTGGCGGTGGTGGGGCATTTTCATTATCTGGATCAGCTGTTCCGGCCGGTGTGCGACCTGTCGGTTCTCGAATTCGAGCCGAAGGAGGGCGATTTTCCGTATACCGCCGCCGAATATATTTTGCCGGAGGCCGAATTTGTTGTCATCACCAGCGCCGCGCTGACCAATAAAGCAATGCCGCGGCTTTTGGGGTTGTCACGGGGGGCCAAGGTAGTCATCGTCGGTCCCTCGACGCCTATGGCGCCGGTGCTTGAGCAGTTTGGCGTCTCCGATCTGTCCGGGATCACGATCAAGGACGGCGAGCGGGCCCGGCGTATCTGCTGCGGCCAGGAAAGCGGCAAAATTTACGCCTCGGCTCAGAAAACCAGCCTGAGGTTTCAATCATGA